In the Thalassoglobus sp. JC818 genome, one interval contains:
- a CDS encoding TraR/DksA C4-type zinc finger protein, with protein sequence MLNKKDLELFKELLSVQEARIRGDVQTLTSGALGTGSESRTPTHMAELGTETYEQDFSLRVMESDQEVLKEIRAALKRIEDGTYGICEGCEDAGRPPSKRWIPKTRLKVIPYARYCVSCAEKLERQFSY encoded by the coding sequence ATGCTGAACAAGAAAGACTTGGAGCTGTTCAAAGAGCTTTTGAGTGTTCAGGAGGCCAGAATTCGCGGAGATGTGCAGACGTTGACGTCAGGTGCGTTGGGAACCGGCAGTGAGTCGCGAACACCAACTCATATGGCAGAACTCGGAACCGAAACCTATGAGCAGGACTTTTCGCTTCGCGTTATGGAAAGCGATCAGGAAGTACTCAAAGAAATACGTGCTGCTCTGAAACGTATAGAAGATGGAACCTACGGGATTTGCGAAGGCTGCGAAGATGCCGGGCGACCACCATCGAAGCGATGGATCCCCAAAACCCGGCTCAAAGTCATTCCTTACGCCAGATATTGCGTTTCCTGTGCGGAAAAACTCGAACGTCAGTTCAGCTACTAG
- a CDS encoding DUF1559 domain-containing protein yields MSRRTGFTLIELLVVIAIMSILVALLLPAVQQAREAARRMQCKNNLQQLGFAVHSYHASHEVFPPGVVNLNGPIEQFPEGYHHGWLTSILPYVDAPNVFSAIDPNLSIYAEENLPARQTVLSVYICPSESTPRNAVQENHGVALSSYSGNHHPTSASIDVNNHGVLFLNSRVQYNDIYDGTAATILAGEAVRNPQDLGWASGTRSSLRNGGAAINQTPEGSRYYNDLNAIATGQKSRDSVDWNEQNINSSGSGSGYGGGYGAGYSGYGGYGSDETTEEDSKTTEDGEAPVRPPEPELPASYAFDPGGFGSHHVGGAQFLLCDGSVRFLSENIAPTVYRNLLDRADGQSLGQF; encoded by the coding sequence GTGTCCAGACGGACCGGATTCACACTCATCGAATTGCTCGTTGTCATCGCAATCATGTCGATCCTCGTGGCACTCTTGCTGCCCGCTGTCCAGCAGGCGCGAGAAGCAGCCCGGAGAATGCAGTGCAAGAACAACTTGCAACAACTTGGATTCGCTGTTCACAGCTATCACGCCTCGCATGAGGTCTTTCCTCCCGGAGTCGTGAACTTGAATGGCCCGATTGAGCAGTTCCCCGAAGGCTATCACCATGGATGGCTGACTTCGATTCTTCCGTATGTTGATGCGCCCAATGTCTTTTCTGCGATTGACCCGAACCTGAGCATTTACGCAGAGGAAAACCTACCTGCTCGTCAAACTGTTCTCTCAGTTTACATTTGCCCTTCTGAATCCACTCCGCGAAATGCTGTCCAAGAGAATCATGGAGTAGCTCTAAGTAGTTACTCCGGAAACCACCATCCGACTTCAGCATCGATTGACGTCAACAACCATGGTGTCCTCTTTCTCAACAGCCGCGTTCAGTACAACGACATCTACGACGGGACAGCTGCAACGATTCTCGCGGGCGAAGCAGTCCGAAATCCTCAGGATCTGGGATGGGCATCAGGCACTCGATCGAGTCTTCGAAACGGCGGCGCTGCGATCAATCAAACTCCCGAGGGAAGCCGTTACTACAATGACCTGAACGCAATCGCGACCGGCCAGAAATCACGCGATTCGGTTGATTGGAACGAGCAAAACATCAACTCCAGCGGTTCCGGAAGTGGATACGGCGGGGGGTATGGTGCTGGCTACAGCGGATATGGCGGATATGGTAGTGACGAGACCACGGAAGAGGACTCGAAGACCACGGAGGACGGTGAAGCCCCTGTGCGTCCACCGGAACCGGAATTGCCAGCTTCATATGCGTTCGATCCAGGTGGATTTGGAAGCCATCATGTTGGCGGAGCACAATTTCTTCTGTGCGATGGGTCTGTGAGATTTCTCAGCGAGAACATTGCCCCAACCGTTTATCGCAATCTGCTTGACCGAGCTGACGGCCAATCGCTCGGACAATTCTAG
- a CDS encoding sigma-70 family RNA polymerase sigma factor, protein MANSRTATSAAPRPRKSLRVPDREIAFIDHPDFEKLSEKNLAKECPENLYEDTHDMSQQSDQDQANRSMHRLLTPPGEAFLFRKMNYMKSRASRIEINSNGEVRNSSAMSRYERFVKEAKRARAAIIEANLRLVASIAQKFARSRNDFEDLVSEGNMILVNAVDKFDYSRGFRFSTYATHAIQRHYYRVMQRQQRRQNREVNTSSEILGDVVPTRETEAPLDHKIADALIDHFGQCLDEREVVIIRERFGLNDEQSSETLKSVAKKVGLSKERVRQLQMTAIEKLQDLALKLNLRLEPTF, encoded by the coding sequence ATGGCAAATTCACGAACAGCAACGTCGGCCGCCCCTCGTCCCCGAAAATCGCTCCGCGTACCCGACCGCGAGATCGCGTTCATCGACCACCCGGACTTCGAGAAGCTCTCTGAGAAGAATTTGGCAAAGGAATGCCCAGAGAACCTGTATGAAGACACCCACGATATGAGTCAGCAGAGTGATCAAGATCAGGCGAACCGCTCGATGCACAGACTCCTCACCCCACCGGGCGAAGCGTTCCTGTTCCGTAAGATGAATTACATGAAGTCGCGAGCTTCACGCATTGAAATCAATTCGAATGGCGAAGTTCGGAACTCTTCGGCAATGTCACGATATGAACGTTTTGTCAAAGAGGCGAAGCGAGCTCGGGCAGCGATTATCGAAGCGAATCTTCGTCTCGTCGCCTCGATCGCTCAGAAGTTCGCCCGGTCGCGAAATGACTTCGAAGATCTTGTCAGCGAAGGCAACATGATCCTTGTGAATGCCGTGGACAAGTTTGACTACTCAAGAGGCTTTCGCTTCAGCACCTACGCGACACACGCCATCCAGCGTCACTACTATCGAGTCATGCAGCGACAACAACGCCGCCAGAACCGCGAGGTGAACACCTCATCGGAAATTCTGGGCGATGTTGTTCCAACTCGCGAAACTGAAGCACCTCTCGACCACAAAATAGCAGACGCATTGATCGATCACTTCGGCCAATGTCTGGACGAGCGAGAAGTCGTCATCATCCGTGAGCGATTCGGGTTGAATGATGAACAGTCTTCCGAGACCCTCAAATCGGTGGCCAAGAAAGTTGGGCTGAGCAAGGAGCGGGTCCGACAACTTCAAATGACAGCGATTGAGAAGCTTCAGGACCTGGCGTTGAAACTTAACCTTCGTCTTGAGCCAACGTTTTAA
- a CDS encoding DUF1549 domain-containing protein, whose protein sequence is MAGSISVWNSTSHGSEHEFSSRIDHELQRLLLEENVEVAPQTSDEDFLRRAYLDLIGRVPSSSEINLFGLDPDLDKRAKVIDTLIASEEFAKFWGRYFKQLVTSRATEQRIRLVEPAFETWFIEQISEGRSWDEITRDLITATGSVMDSGATGLIFSHTGEPQEVAAEISRIFLGIQLSCANCHDHPTDSWTRDEFHGLAAFLPRVTVRREEPGDPRSFAVRSLEQSNRRARPTENFDQIFRALDRNRDGFLIKSEARGQLASRFDQILAGSDTNKDGKLSLKEFENVRNMANMPQPGRGELEYFMPDLNNPASQGTLTQPVFFIPEVRGPEIHPGSSDLTRRHALADYVTSPTNPWFARAFVNRVWAEMLGKGFYMPVDDMGPERFALYEPVLDMLAQGFADHGYDIKWVYRTIANTQAYQRRLVAIPTDEYQPPFASAVPTRLSADQIFQSLQEVLDVNSMSRFPGRNRGNAIQQRYGIDPERNQFVELFGVDPSTPSEDIIGNIPQALFVMNSPIIEQNIRGTGNSMLARLLREYPDDEDALSELYLRVLSREPTAREMSINTRFLSEIKNRNEAFEDIYWSLLNSTEFITRR, encoded by the coding sequence GTGGCTGGATCGATTTCGGTCTGGAACAGCACCAGTCATGGATCAGAGCACGAATTTTCATCAAGGATTGATCATGAACTACAGCGTCTTCTTCTCGAAGAAAATGTCGAAGTCGCCCCTCAAACGTCAGACGAAGACTTTCTACGTCGCGCTTACCTGGATCTGATCGGGCGAGTTCCCTCATCCAGCGAAATCAATCTGTTCGGGCTCGATCCTGATCTCGATAAGCGAGCGAAAGTGATTGACACGCTGATCGCATCGGAAGAATTCGCCAAGTTTTGGGGACGCTATTTCAAGCAGCTCGTGACTTCGCGAGCCACCGAACAACGCATTCGTCTGGTGGAACCCGCTTTTGAAACTTGGTTCATTGAGCAGATTTCAGAAGGCCGATCATGGGATGAAATTACGCGAGACCTGATCACTGCAACTGGATCAGTCATGGATTCTGGAGCGACCGGTCTGATTTTCTCTCACACCGGTGAACCTCAAGAAGTCGCGGCCGAAATCTCCCGCATCTTTCTGGGAATTCAACTCAGCTGTGCCAACTGTCATGACCATCCGACAGACTCCTGGACTCGCGACGAGTTTCATGGACTGGCTGCATTTCTTCCGCGAGTTACTGTTCGCCGTGAAGAACCGGGAGATCCTCGAAGCTTTGCAGTCCGGTCGCTGGAACAATCGAATCGTCGCGCACGACCGACTGAGAACTTTGATCAGATCTTCCGAGCACTTGATCGGAATCGAGACGGTTTCCTCATCAAGTCGGAAGCAAGAGGCCAACTCGCATCTCGGTTTGATCAAATTCTTGCCGGTTCGGATACCAATAAGGATGGCAAACTTTCACTGAAAGAATTCGAGAACGTTCGGAATATGGCGAACATGCCGCAACCCGGACGCGGTGAACTTGAATACTTCATGCCTGACTTGAACAACCCCGCATCACAGGGAACCCTCACACAACCTGTCTTCTTTATTCCAGAGGTTCGCGGACCAGAAATTCACCCTGGTTCCTCCGACCTCACGCGTCGACATGCACTCGCCGACTACGTCACTTCTCCGACAAACCCCTGGTTTGCTCGTGCGTTTGTGAATCGCGTCTGGGCTGAAATGCTCGGAAAAGGCTTTTACATGCCCGTCGACGATATGGGCCCCGAGCGTTTTGCTCTCTACGAACCTGTTCTCGATATGCTCGCTCAAGGCTTTGCCGATCACGGCTACGACATCAAATGGGTCTATCGGACGATCGCTAATACGCAAGCCTATCAACGTCGACTTGTCGCAATCCCGACGGACGAATATCAACCGCCATTCGCTTCCGCAGTTCCGACACGGTTGAGTGCAGATCAGATCTTTCAGTCGCTTCAGGAAGTACTCGATGTCAACTCAATGAGTCGTTTCCCCGGCCGTAATCGTGGCAACGCGATTCAGCAGCGCTACGGAATCGATCCTGAACGGAACCAATTCGTAGAACTCTTCGGTGTTGATCCCTCGACACCATCGGAAGACATCATCGGAAACATTCCGCAAGCGTTGTTCGTCATGAACTCACCGATCATCGAGCAAAACATCCGAGGGACCGGGAACTCGATGCTCGCTCGACTGCTCCGCGAGTATCCAGACGACGAAGACGCTCTGTCAGAGCTGTACCTGCGTGTCCTCAGCCGCGAGCCCACTGCTCGTGAAATGTCCATCAATACCCGGTTCCTTTCCGAAATCAAAAATCGCAACGAGGCATTCGAAGACATCTACTGGAGCCTTCTCAATTCCACTGAGTTCATCACTCGCCGTTAG
- a CDS encoding DUF1501 domain-containing protein produces the protein MSAFVHESVCLNSGRLNRRRFLRNLSVGALASGLLPLRDVMSLHADELRQRGKSMILIWLAGGPSQLETFDPKPSHENGGGTKAISTSVPGIQIAQDWPKLASVMDDLAIIRSMQNKEGAHQRATYQMHTGYVPSGSVKHPSLGSCIAQQLADHENDLPSFVSIGQTIGAGFLGVDYEPFNVTRPGSMPQNLSLQKSASRYQRRLGLLGELEDEFAARGAEQPVRNHRQLYDKASKLVLSPQSQVFDLTDESKELTAQYGDSDFGRGCLLARRLVESGVSFVEVRSNGWDTHQDNFSTISDKAQEVDPASATLIKDLKQRGMLDDTLVVFAGEFGRTPRVNPRGGRDHFPRAFNVWLAGCGVRGGQTIGATSRDGNEIVDRPVGVHDLFQSICQSLGVDANHENISPLGRPMKVVDGGESVAELFA, from the coding sequence ATGTCCGCATTCGTTCACGAATCTGTCTGCCTGAACTCGGGGCGGTTGAACCGTCGTCGATTTCTGAGAAACCTCTCCGTCGGGGCTTTGGCTTCCGGACTACTTCCGCTCCGCGATGTGATGTCATTACACGCTGACGAACTGCGTCAGCGAGGGAAGTCGATGATTCTGATCTGGCTCGCGGGAGGTCCAAGCCAATTGGAAACATTCGATCCGAAACCGAGCCATGAGAATGGGGGCGGAACCAAAGCGATCTCGACATCTGTTCCCGGCATTCAAATCGCTCAAGACTGGCCGAAACTGGCGAGTGTCATGGACGACCTCGCTATCATTCGCAGCATGCAAAACAAAGAAGGCGCCCACCAGAGAGCGACCTATCAAATGCACACCGGGTACGTCCCGTCCGGAAGTGTGAAGCATCCGAGTTTGGGAAGTTGCATCGCTCAGCAACTTGCGGATCACGAGAACGACCTGCCAAGTTTCGTCTCAATCGGACAGACCATCGGCGCTGGCTTTCTGGGAGTGGATTACGAACCGTTCAACGTGACTCGCCCCGGTTCGATGCCTCAGAATTTGTCACTCCAAAAGTCTGCGTCACGCTATCAACGTCGCCTCGGGCTGCTTGGAGAACTCGAAGACGAATTCGCCGCTCGTGGCGCAGAGCAGCCCGTTCGAAACCATCGACAGCTTTATGACAAAGCATCGAAACTGGTCCTCAGCCCGCAGTCACAAGTCTTCGATCTGACGGACGAATCAAAAGAATTGACAGCCCAATACGGCGACTCCGATTTCGGGCGAGGTTGTCTGCTCGCACGGAGACTGGTCGAGTCGGGAGTCAGTTTTGTCGAAGTTCGATCGAATGGCTGGGACACTCATCAAGACAACTTCTCAACGATTTCCGACAAAGCGCAGGAAGTTGATCCTGCTTCCGCAACTTTGATCAAAGATCTCAAACAACGTGGCATGCTCGACGACACGCTCGTGGTTTTCGCCGGAGAGTTCGGAAGAACGCCACGCGTCAATCCTCGAGGCGGCCGCGATCACTTCCCACGGGCTTTTAATGTCTGGCTGGCTGGGTGTGGAGTTCGCGGTGGACAAACGATTGGAGCCACTTCCCGGGATGGAAACGAAATCGTTGACCGTCCCGTCGGTGTCCACGATTTGTTCCAGTCAATTTGCCAGAGCTTGGGAGTGGATGCAAACCACGAAAACATCAGCCCGCTTGGTCGTCCGATGAAGGTTGTCGACGGCGGTGAATCGGTCGCTGAACTCTTTGCCTGA
- a CDS encoding FtsK/SpoIIIE domain-containing protein, with protein sequence MSEFGDLFEQFQHDAQLRHDREEQLQQSITAPSTRQRELQNQLAFLREEYQSKQGELESSRNSSLTELTQIFEQKRSEIRGLHNSIVKNIQTETDRASKSVERQREDSEWVVESVLDDDSEGSPQRELEKATQSIDRTLVEQDAVLSSTKERFDRILRSTRKKTPPADPPERDVKDRSEAVDRFQEEIGRTDQLIRRFDKLVLAKVFTGFPALISLIGLMALFSGLVFQFADPMIADITGPRMQSSWIGVSTAVGAVAGLVVFGLFFLIATTQRSNLIALISESIEHAKFYRSRFDSYSQKDLAKLTKKTAALQKKIECERQAALNRYEEAHRQRLFEIERSNEERLTDEKRRFEAEETELTADHEAKVQAIQEGFDRQLQELNESSLSKIEQKEAELQALQSEQVRSQTEQWMQLKTEWEESAKLFQTAISAIGSEDQATNLDWSKTSNPEQWSPSSQLPRGIRLGGLQVDLQEWPVAVSEDIRLAPRTTQFEVPAIVEFPGNASTLFLSPTPEARMQALDALQTMMLRLLLQIPPGKLRFTLIDPIRLGETFGGFMHLSDYDELMVTNRIWTESGQIEQRLADLTEHMENVFQTYLRNEFQTIEEYNQSAGEVAEPYHFLVIADFPAKFSEIAARRLVSIVNSGPRCGVYTLLNLDPTKAMPNQFDIEDILPHMTSFEWKDEHFHPNEQILSRWPIRIQSPPTPDEFTSIVKMVGEASKDARKVEVSFDRIAPQSSELWSKDSRRELEIPLGRAGATKLQTMKLGRGTSQHMLVAGKTGSGKSTFLHILITNLALYYGPDEVNFFLIDFKKGVEFKDYASFQLPHARVIAIESDREFGVSALQRLDEMLQERGELFRREGVQDIAGYRDANPDQPLPRVLLVVDEFQEFFIEDDRISQSAALLLDRLVRQGRAFGIHVILGSQTLGGAYSLARTTLGQVAVRVALQCSDADAHLILSEENTAARLLTRPGEAIYNDANGMMEGNHPFQIAWISDEQRSDWLADIEKRASRSGVEAEPAIVFEGNIPSDLKRNKQLRRLAEEWRDRSEPLRAPRVWLGDAVEIKPPSVVSLDRHSGRNLLVVGQDSEAAMGVLHASALSFVASTSPVEVTSGQEHFEPENAETSDGENEVEGSDSQHQNEERLDSFIVLDGSSVGSDDSELWKSFQSTIPCPVTIVSPREASQQIGKIHATLQSRMQAETDHHDPVVVIISDLSKFRDLKKADDDFGLGSFGGSSEPTTLTPAQMFAELLAEGPLHAIHLIIWCDSRNNVDRWFSRQNLKELEQRIVFQMNAADSSHLIDSPAASRLGTHRALLYREETGEAEKFRPYGVPGTEFLNEFGNLMRSGGEAGFATDLEEFTIS encoded by the coding sequence ATGTCGGAATTCGGCGACCTGTTCGAACAGTTTCAACACGATGCGCAGCTGCGTCACGATCGTGAAGAACAGCTGCAGCAATCCATAACGGCACCGAGCACACGTCAAAGAGAACTCCAGAATCAACTGGCCTTTCTGCGGGAAGAATATCAATCCAAACAGGGCGAACTCGAATCATCTCGCAACTCATCGCTGACTGAACTCACACAGATTTTCGAACAGAAGCGGTCTGAGATCCGAGGTCTTCACAACTCCATCGTGAAGAACATCCAGACTGAAACGGACCGCGCCTCGAAATCGGTCGAACGACAACGTGAGGATAGCGAATGGGTTGTCGAGTCGGTCCTGGACGATGACAGCGAAGGAAGTCCACAGCGGGAGTTGGAGAAGGCTACTCAATCGATCGATCGAACGCTTGTTGAACAAGATGCGGTTCTTTCCTCTACGAAAGAACGCTTCGATCGGATTCTTCGCTCAACTCGGAAGAAAACCCCGCCAGCAGACCCACCCGAAAGAGATGTCAAGGATCGATCCGAAGCAGTCGACAGGTTTCAAGAAGAGATTGGCCGCACAGATCAACTCATTCGACGGTTCGATAAGCTGGTGCTGGCCAAAGTCTTCACCGGATTCCCGGCATTGATCTCGCTGATCGGACTGATGGCTCTGTTCTCGGGTCTCGTCTTTCAATTTGCCGATCCGATGATTGCCGACATCACTGGCCCTCGCATGCAATCGAGTTGGATTGGTGTCTCGACAGCAGTCGGTGCGGTCGCTGGGCTCGTGGTCTTTGGACTGTTTTTCCTGATTGCCACAACTCAACGCTCAAATCTGATTGCCCTCATCAGCGAATCGATCGAACATGCGAAATTCTATCGATCGAGGTTTGACAGTTACTCGCAGAAGGACTTGGCAAAGCTCACCAAGAAGACAGCGGCTCTTCAGAAGAAAATCGAATGCGAACGTCAGGCTGCGCTGAATCGTTACGAAGAAGCACATCGGCAACGACTCTTCGAGATTGAGCGGTCCAACGAGGAACGTCTGACTGACGAAAAACGCAGGTTCGAAGCAGAAGAAACCGAACTCACCGCGGATCACGAAGCAAAAGTCCAAGCGATTCAGGAAGGCTTCGACCGTCAGCTTCAGGAACTCAACGAGAGTTCACTCTCGAAGATCGAACAGAAGGAAGCCGAGCTTCAAGCGCTTCAAAGTGAACAGGTGCGCTCACAAACTGAGCAATGGATGCAGCTGAAAACGGAATGGGAAGAGTCGGCCAAACTCTTCCAAACCGCGATCTCAGCCATTGGGTCTGAAGATCAGGCGACAAATCTCGACTGGTCGAAGACGTCGAACCCAGAACAGTGGTCTCCGAGTTCGCAGCTGCCAAGAGGCATCCGCTTAGGCGGTCTGCAGGTTGATCTTCAGGAATGGCCGGTCGCCGTTTCGGAGGATATCCGTTTGGCTCCGCGGACGACTCAGTTCGAAGTTCCAGCCATTGTGGAGTTCCCCGGAAATGCGTCGACCTTGTTTCTTTCGCCAACTCCGGAAGCACGAATGCAGGCGCTCGATGCACTGCAAACGATGATGCTTCGATTGCTGTTGCAGATCCCGCCTGGAAAGTTGCGATTTACGTTGATCGACCCCATTCGCCTCGGGGAAACATTCGGCGGCTTCATGCACCTCAGCGACTACGATGAGCTGATGGTGACGAATCGAATCTGGACCGAGAGCGGGCAGATTGAACAGCGCCTCGCCGATCTGACCGAGCATATGGAGAACGTTTTCCAAACGTACTTGCGGAACGAATTTCAAACGATCGAGGAATACAATCAATCGGCCGGGGAAGTTGCAGAACCGTACCACTTTCTGGTGATCGCCGACTTCCCCGCAAAGTTCAGCGAGATTGCGGCGAGACGTCTCGTCAGCATCGTGAACAGCGGACCGAGATGTGGTGTTTATACGCTTCTCAATCTCGACCCGACTAAAGCGATGCCGAATCAGTTCGACATCGAAGACATTTTGCCGCACATGACTTCATTCGAATGGAAAGACGAACACTTCCATCCGAATGAACAGATTCTCTCTCGCTGGCCGATTCGCATACAATCGCCTCCTACACCGGATGAGTTTACATCGATCGTCAAAATGGTCGGCGAAGCATCGAAGGATGCTCGAAAAGTCGAAGTCTCATTCGATCGAATCGCTCCACAATCGAGCGAACTTTGGTCGAAAGATTCGAGGAGAGAACTGGAAATTCCTTTGGGGCGTGCTGGTGCCACTAAGCTGCAAACCATGAAACTCGGACGCGGAACTTCTCAGCACATGCTTGTTGCAGGGAAAACCGGTTCTGGAAAGTCGACCTTCCTCCACATCCTCATTACAAATCTCGCACTGTACTACGGTCCAGACGAAGTCAACTTCTTCCTCATCGACTTCAAGAAGGGTGTGGAGTTCAAAGACTACGCATCATTCCAGCTTCCGCATGCTCGTGTGATCGCGATTGAGAGTGATCGGGAATTTGGAGTCAGTGCACTGCAGCGTCTCGACGAGATGCTTCAAGAACGCGGAGAGTTGTTCCGTCGCGAAGGCGTTCAGGACATCGCAGGTTATCGCGATGCAAATCCAGATCAGCCTCTGCCGCGCGTCTTGCTGGTCGTCGATGAGTTTCAGGAGTTCTTCATCGAAGACGACCGCATCAGTCAGTCGGCGGCTCTGCTTTTGGATCGGCTTGTTCGTCAGGGTCGGGCATTTGGGATTCACGTGATCCTCGGATCGCAGACGCTCGGCGGAGCATACTCCCTCGCCCGAACAACGTTGGGGCAGGTTGCTGTGCGAGTGGCACTGCAGTGCAGTGACGCCGACGCACATTTAATTCTCAGCGAAGAAAATACCGCAGCTCGACTCCTCACACGTCCCGGCGAAGCAATCTACAATGACGCCAACGGAATGATGGAAGGCAATCATCCATTCCAAATTGCATGGATCTCAGACGAACAACGTTCGGACTGGCTGGCTGATATCGAAAAGAGAGCATCGCGTTCGGGGGTCGAAGCAGAGCCAGCGATTGTCTTCGAGGGCAATATCCCATCAGATCTGAAACGCAACAAACAGCTGCGTCGACTCGCAGAAGAGTGGCGAGATCGCAGCGAACCACTGAGAGCACCGAGAGTTTGGCTTGGGGATGCTGTTGAGATTAAACCTCCTTCCGTGGTTTCTCTGGATCGACACAGTGGAAGAAATCTGCTCGTCGTCGGCCAAGATTCCGAAGCAGCGATGGGAGTCCTTCACGCGTCAGCATTAAGCTTTGTTGCATCAACTTCACCAGTGGAAGTTACGTCCGGCCAGGAGCACTTCGAACCTGAGAATGCCGAGACTTCGGACGGCGAGAATGAGGTCGAAGGAAGCGATTCACAACATCAAAACGAAGAACGCCTTGACTCTTTCATCGTGTTGGACGGCAGTTCGGTCGGCAGCGACGACTCGGAACTGTGGAAGTCGTTTCAGTCGACAATCCCTTGTCCCGTGACGATTGTTTCTCCTCGCGAAGCAAGCCAGCAAATCGGCAAGATTCACGCCACGCTGCAATCGAGAATGCAAGCAGAGACTGATCACCATGATCCAGTCGTGGTCATCATCAGCGACCTCTCCAAGTTCCGTGACCTAAAGAAAGCAGACGACGACTTTGGTTTAGGAAGTTTCGGAGGCTCCTCGGAACCAACGACTTTGACCCCAGCCCAGATGTTCGCAGAACTTCTCGCTGAAGGTCCGCTACACGCGATTCACTTGATCATCTGGTGTGACTCTCGAAATAACGTGGACCGCTGGTTCAGTCGACAGAATCTGAAAGAGCTTGAACAGAGAATCGTCTTTCAAATGAACGCGGCCGACTCGAGCCACTTGATCGATAGTCCGGCTGCTTCCAGACTGGGAACCCACCGAGCCCTGCTCTATCGCGAAGAGACCGGTGAAGCAGAAAAATTCCGCCCCTACGGAGTTCCGGGTACGGAATTTCTCAATGAGTTCGGAAATCTTATGCGGTCCGGAGGGGAAGCTGGTTTTGCCACGGACCTCGAAGAGTTCACGATTTCGTAA